From Alienimonas californiensis, a single genomic window includes:
- a CDS encoding tyrosine-type recombinase/integrase: MPKAPTVKTSVQEHGDACRWSPNQLRHTCATQLRAKYGIELTRTVLGHSDIGTSEIYAERDLAAAERVMREVKIAVDMIFQVAVIEPKSKG, from the coding sequence ATGCCGAAGGCCCCGACCGTGAAGACCTCCGTGCAGGAACACGGCGACGCGTGCCGCTGGTCCCCGAACCAGCTCCGCCACACCTGCGCCACCCAACTCCGGGCCAAGTACGGCATCGAATTGACCCGCACCGTGCTGGGCCACAGTGACATCGGCACCAGCGAGATCTACGCCGAACGCGACCTCGCCGCCGCCGAGCGGGTGATGCGGGAAGTGAAGATCGCCGTGGATATGATCTTCCAGGTCGCGGTGATCGAACCGAAGTCGAAGGGCTAG
- a CDS encoding IS630 family transposase, whose product MPWREPMEITAEERAALERWARRPKTAQALALRSRIVLACSDSGRTGRRQTDVAVAKDLGVTNTTVHKWRTRFEVDRLDGLSDEPRCGAPRRITDEQVEAVVTRTLESTPENATHWSTRGMATASGLSQTAVSRTWRAFGLKPHLSETFKLSKDPQFVEKVRDVVGLYLAPPQHAIVLSVDEKSQCQALERSAPVEPIRPGRPESHTHDYVRHGTASLFSALNVATGEVVGKCMRRHRSAEFVRLLNQLDAAIPATDADGEAVELHVIMDNYATHKTDRVRRWFARRPRSHGRFTPTGASWINQIERFFAELTTRRLRRGVFKSVPALERAINDYVAQHNRDPKPFVWTADADLILDRVRRRCERTSNSGH is encoded by the coding sequence ATGCCATGGCGTGAACCGATGGAGATCACCGCGGAGGAACGGGCGGCGTTGGAACGCTGGGCCCGTCGGCCGAAGACCGCCCAGGCGCTGGCCCTGCGGAGCCGGATCGTACTGGCCTGCTCGGATTCGGGGCGAACCGGACGCCGGCAGACCGACGTCGCCGTCGCCAAGGACCTGGGCGTGACCAACACGACCGTCCACAAATGGCGCACCCGGTTTGAGGTCGACCGGCTCGACGGCCTCTCCGACGAACCCCGCTGCGGGGCCCCCCGCAGAATCACCGACGAGCAGGTGGAGGCGGTCGTCACGCGGACGCTGGAGTCGACGCCGGAGAACGCCACGCACTGGAGCACCCGCGGGATGGCGACGGCGTCTGGCCTGTCGCAGACGGCCGTCTCGCGGACCTGGCGGGCGTTCGGCCTGAAGCCCCACCTGTCGGAGACGTTTAAGCTCTCCAAGGACCCGCAGTTCGTGGAGAAGGTCCGCGACGTCGTCGGCCTGTATCTTGCGCCGCCGCAACACGCGATCGTGCTCTCGGTGGACGAGAAGAGCCAGTGTCAGGCGCTCGAGCGTTCGGCGCCGGTCGAGCCGATACGGCCCGGACGGCCGGAGTCGCACACGCACGACTACGTCCGGCACGGGACGGCGAGCCTGTTCTCGGCGTTGAACGTGGCCACCGGCGAGGTCGTCGGCAAGTGCATGCGGCGGCACCGCAGCGCGGAGTTCGTGCGGCTCCTCAATCAGCTCGACGCGGCGATCCCCGCGACGGACGCGGACGGCGAGGCCGTCGAGCTGCACGTGATCATGGACAACTACGCCACCCACAAAACCGACCGGGTGCGGCGGTGGTTCGCCAGGCGGCCGCGGTCTCACGGGCGCTTCACGCCGACCGGGGCCTCGTGGATCAACCAGATCGAGCGGTTCTTCGCGGAACTGACGACCAGGCGACTGCGGCGGGGGGTGTTCAAAAGCGTGCCGGCGTTGGAGCGGGCGATCAACGACTACGTCGCCCAACACAACCGAGATCCCAAGCCGTTCGTGTGGACGGCCGACGCCGATTTAATCCTCGACCGCGTCCGCAGAAGATGCGAGCGAACTTCCAACTCAGGACACTAG
- a CDS encoding DEAD/DEAH box helicase, with translation MVRPMGGLDDEVVGICTALEEVRSANFSLPDPDKPGNFNSCRLLRDAARLSTRAAAGPFRSFGKVAVEPRPYQLVPLMMALKLETVRLLIADDVGIGKTVEAALIAKELLERGEVSRMAVLCPPQLAEQWQRELEEKFHIGAELVLSSTVRRLERGLRPGESLFQRHPFVIVSTDYIKSVRHREDFIRECPELVIVDEAHTCTLSGGVGRSRQARFELIKRVADDPERHVILVTATPHSGNEDAFRSLLSLLDEKFANLPYDIDADSRSAIRAELACHLVQRLRGNVIDQDKELNVTTNFPDREDAEESYQLSKEYRTLFDRALDFANEMVRDESGTKRSRRVRWWSALALLRAMASSPAAAAATLRKRADTANAGADDTDLADIEEIGRQTILDESEDESAELFDGTPGSDIFGEDSPSAARLKRLAKEAEQLYGAADNKLQKLVKLTKSLIKDGYAPIIFCRFIDTADYVAAELRNALKGVEVASVTGTLPPKERENRIAELAENEKRVLVCTDCLSEGVNLQTYFDSVIHYDLSWNPTRHDQREGRVDRFGQSSENVRVVTLFGVDNKIDGVVLDVLLRKHKAIKSDLGIAIAVPGGSEDVIKALFEGLELRGGAHDTQHRLLFPELEERKSELHAQWEDAREKEKRSRSRFAQHSIKTEEVRKEWEAVRKAIGAGPTVERFMRDVLHLSGVPATDKVGNVLKIPIDNNTNRSLKHAIGRETPFLGRFDLPVDRGVEYLSRTHPVVEGLASWVLDTALDDVQAADERAIARRTGVAVTDAVSQATTLLLTRFRYHLNVVRRSGNEDPLLAEEVVTLAFTGTAESPTWLDEEAVQLLLEASPSGNLPESLVKQQLRRLLQHETLLRAAVDRFADERARMLEDAHRRVRKSAKMRGRFAAEPVFPVDFLGCFILLPQTV, from the coding sequence ATGGTTCGCCCGATGGGCGGATTGGATGACGAAGTGGTCGGGATCTGCACCGCCCTGGAGGAAGTCCGATCAGCCAACTTCAGTCTGCCAGATCCAGATAAGCCCGGGAACTTCAATTCCTGTCGACTGCTCCGCGACGCAGCTCGGCTCTCGACTCGAGCCGCCGCCGGTCCGTTTCGTTCCTTTGGCAAAGTCGCCGTCGAGCCACGGCCTTACCAGTTAGTTCCACTGATGATGGCTCTCAAGCTGGAAACCGTTCGGCTGCTGATTGCCGACGACGTCGGTATTGGCAAGACGGTTGAAGCCGCCCTGATTGCGAAAGAGTTGCTGGAACGCGGCGAAGTCTCAAGAATGGCTGTGCTATGTCCGCCGCAGTTGGCTGAACAGTGGCAACGCGAGCTGGAGGAGAAATTTCACATTGGGGCTGAACTGGTCCTCAGTTCTACCGTCAGGCGACTCGAACGCGGACTTCGCCCTGGAGAGTCCCTCTTCCAGCGACATCCGTTCGTCATCGTTTCGACCGACTACATCAAGTCGGTTCGGCACCGTGAAGACTTCATCCGCGAGTGTCCGGAACTGGTGATCGTCGACGAAGCCCATACCTGCACGCTGAGCGGCGGCGTCGGACGTAGCAGACAGGCTCGCTTTGAACTGATCAAACGGGTGGCTGACGATCCGGAACGTCACGTCATTCTCGTGACAGCGACGCCGCATAGTGGAAACGAAGATGCGTTTCGGTCGCTGTTGTCACTGCTGGACGAAAAGTTCGCCAACCTTCCTTATGACATCGACGCCGACTCTCGATCTGCGATCCGAGCGGAGTTGGCCTGCCATCTGGTCCAGAGACTGCGTGGCAACGTCATCGACCAGGACAAGGAGCTGAACGTCACCACGAACTTTCCAGACCGCGAAGATGCCGAAGAAAGTTACCAGCTTTCCAAAGAGTACCGAACACTCTTCGATCGGGCGCTAGATTTCGCCAACGAAATGGTCAGGGACGAATCCGGCACCAAACGATCTCGACGGGTCCGTTGGTGGTCAGCCTTGGCTCTGCTGCGTGCCATGGCGTCGAGCCCTGCCGCCGCTGCCGCCACACTTCGCAAACGAGCCGATACGGCGAACGCGGGAGCAGACGATACCGATCTAGCGGATATCGAAGAGATCGGTCGTCAAACCATTCTGGATGAAAGCGAAGACGAATCCGCCGAATTGTTCGACGGAACTCCCGGCTCCGACATCTTCGGCGAAGACAGCCCCTCCGCGGCACGACTCAAACGCCTGGCCAAGGAAGCAGAACAGCTCTACGGGGCGGCTGACAACAAGCTGCAGAAACTCGTCAAGCTGACCAAGTCGCTGATCAAAGACGGCTATGCCCCGATCATCTTCTGCCGCTTTATCGATACCGCCGATTACGTGGCAGCCGAGTTGCGAAACGCACTCAAAGGCGTGGAAGTTGCTTCCGTCACGGGGACTCTGCCACCGAAGGAGCGCGAAAACCGGATCGCCGAGCTAGCCGAGAACGAGAAGCGAGTTCTGGTTTGTACCGACTGCCTGAGCGAAGGCGTCAATCTGCAGACCTATTTCGACTCCGTCATTCATTACGACCTTTCCTGGAATCCGACTCGACACGATCAACGCGAGGGTCGCGTCGACCGCTTTGGCCAGTCCAGTGAAAACGTGCGTGTCGTCACGCTGTTCGGCGTCGATAACAAAATCGACGGGGTCGTCCTCGACGTACTGTTGCGAAAGCACAAGGCCATCAAGAGCGATTTAGGCATCGCGATCGCGGTCCCAGGCGGCAGCGAAGACGTCATCAAAGCGTTGTTCGAGGGTCTGGAGCTTCGTGGAGGTGCTCATGATACGCAGCACCGCTTGCTCTTCCCTGAACTCGAAGAACGCAAGAGCGAACTCCACGCCCAGTGGGAGGATGCCCGCGAGAAGGAAAAGCGGTCTCGTTCTCGATTCGCTCAACACAGCATCAAGACGGAGGAAGTGCGCAAGGAATGGGAAGCTGTCCGCAAGGCGATTGGGGCGGGCCCCACAGTGGAACGCTTCATGCGGGACGTGCTGCACCTCAGCGGCGTCCCGGCGACGGACAAAGTTGGAAACGTGTTAAAGATCCCTATCGACAACAACACGAATCGTTCGCTGAAACATGCGATCGGACGGGAGACGCCGTTTCTGGGGCGCTTCGACCTGCCGGTCGATCGAGGCGTTGAATACCTCAGCCGTACTCATCCGGTGGTCGAAGGGCTCGCATCTTGGGTGCTTGATACGGCATTGGACGATGTGCAGGCCGCGGATGAACGCGCTATTGCCAGACGCACCGGAGTCGCCGTCACCGATGCGGTTTCGCAGGCGACCACGTTGCTGCTGACCCGCTTCCGGTATCACCTGAATGTCGTGCGTCGCAGTGGCAACGAAGATCCCCTGCTGGCTGAGGAAGTCGTGACGTTGGCGTTCACCGGGACAGCAGAGTCGCCGACTTGGCTCGACGAGGAGGCCGTCCAATTGCTGCTTGAGGCATCGCCCTCGGGCAATCTGCCCGAGTCACTGGTGAAGCAGCAACTACGAAGGTTGTTGCAGCACGAAACGCTGCTTCGTGCCGCGGTGGATCGTTTCGCCGACGAACGTGCTCGCATGCTGGAAGACGCTCACCGACGAGTCCGAAAGTCGGCCAAGATGCGGGGGCGGTTCGCCGCCGAGCCGGTTTTTCCTGTCGACTTCCTCGGCTGCTTCATCCTGCTGCCGCAAACCGTCTGA
- a CDS encoding Eco57I restriction-modification methylase domain-containing protein produces MARSNQQFTTIRTEGALLPPDILQRIVSQKVEGIRPADYHLPDGFKTTEAITQSWDLLKKHWKSFQEAKERFADTDTGTSVTNERWLLPLFRELDYGRLTTEAAPVIEERTYPIERFYNKTPVHLIGWNLPLDRRTKGARGAATSSPHSMVQEYLNRSEAHLWAFVSNGRQLRLLRDNVALSRQAYVEFDLEAMMEGEVYSDFALLWMLCHQSRVEAEKTEDCWLEKWSKLAREEGTRVLKDLRTGVADAIEALGRGFLAHPQNDELRRKLQESGSLSKDDLYRQLLRIVYRLLFLFVAEDRELLHPPDVDEKARELYREYYSTSRLRDLSLKLRGSKHGDLWHSLSLVFSSLGQNDGCPRLGLPGLGSFLWSTKSVAELAGPHEAEENSVPVQIANDDLLTAVRALAYVEQDKVLRSVDYRNLGSEELGSVYESLLELRPDMHVEARHFDLRTAAGNERKLTGSYYTPDSLVQCLLDSALDPVVEDRLKGKKGEDAEDAILKMTVCDPACGSGHFLIAAAHRLARHLARVRTGEAEPSPEDHQHALRDVIGRCVYGVDINPMAVELCKVSLWIEAIEPGKPLSFLDHHIRCGNSLLGTTPRLLADGIPDDAFKPVEGDEKTAASGLKKQNRKERKDREAKQNQLEFEPFIKLGNLPSEFASLSSAGDDSVAHVAEKERRYVELVSGADYRNARLLADTWCAVFVWQKDTSDLGKLCPTENDFRRIENNPHSILPHVKSEVQRLAGPPEYGGYQFFHWHLAFPDIFRQPERDAKPEAIDSSGGFDVVLGNPPWERVKVQEREFFEERALEIAAARTAALRAKLIDGLASSDAGLFAEFKSAKRRAEGASALIRDSKRFPLGGRGDINTYPVFAELNRTLIASVGRSGCVLPSGLATDDTYKLFFQDLIAAGSIVSLLSFWEIRRFFPDTDSRDPFCLLTLTGTGCPANDAAFAFDIRSIAELSDPRRTFSLSAADIALVNPNTQTCPVFANRQAAEVTKSIYRRLPVLLNEAGENESPWSVRFSTVFHSGNDSEHFRSLQELDRSGITLKGNNVITEARRFLPLYEQNMIHLHDHRFSTHQYASGGLCETRRRTTVSEHSDADFTAQPKSWVDEETVKATYETKSISADWLIAFRKSVRVGDVRTGIFCALPSTAISDSIHLIACENGRDFAPLLLSQLGSFSFDFVFRQCLGGVNASFYIMKQLPAAPPAAYGEMSVFLSSDAVREWVLGRILELNYTAWDLQSFAMDCGYVGPPFRWDEERRFLIRCELDAAYFHLYLGPLAEWGKDNPQLREMFPAPRDAVDYIMGTFSTVRTNDIARTEIKSEEGGVDTAGTFITKDTILAIYDEMQQAIDTGQPYQARLDPPPGPPTDPDGSFIPASKWSESDWPSHIHPPRQGATI; encoded by the coding sequence ATGGCCCGAAGTAACCAGCAATTCACGACCATTCGCACGGAGGGAGCCCTGCTTCCGCCCGACATTCTGCAACGGATCGTTTCGCAGAAGGTCGAAGGGATTCGTCCTGCCGATTACCACCTGCCAGACGGCTTCAAAACGACGGAAGCCATCACGCAGTCGTGGGATCTGCTCAAAAAACACTGGAAGTCGTTTCAGGAAGCGAAAGAGCGATTCGCCGACACCGACACCGGCACCTCGGTGACGAACGAGCGATGGCTTCTGCCGCTGTTCCGGGAACTCGACTACGGCCGCCTGACCACTGAGGCCGCGCCGGTCATCGAGGAACGTACCTATCCGATCGAACGCTTCTACAACAAAACGCCCGTTCACCTGATTGGCTGGAACTTACCTCTCGATCGTCGCACCAAGGGGGCCCGCGGAGCAGCCACCTCCAGTCCGCACTCGATGGTTCAGGAATACCTGAATCGCAGCGAGGCTCACCTGTGGGCATTTGTCAGTAACGGACGCCAGTTGCGGTTGCTCCGTGACAACGTGGCTTTGTCGCGGCAGGCTTATGTGGAGTTTGATCTCGAAGCCATGATGGAAGGCGAAGTCTATTCAGACTTTGCCCTGCTGTGGATGCTCTGTCACCAGTCACGTGTTGAAGCGGAGAAAACTGAGGATTGCTGGCTGGAGAAATGGAGCAAGCTGGCTCGAGAGGAAGGCACCCGTGTTCTCAAAGACCTGAGAACCGGAGTGGCAGACGCGATCGAAGCTCTAGGTCGCGGGTTCCTCGCTCATCCCCAGAACGACGAGCTACGACGCAAGCTGCAGGAGTCGGGCAGCCTCAGCAAAGATGATCTTTATCGGCAGCTGCTGCGGATCGTGTACCGGCTGTTATTTCTGTTTGTAGCGGAAGATCGTGAACTGCTACATCCGCCGGACGTGGACGAAAAGGCTCGCGAGTTGTACCGCGAGTACTACTCGACGAGTCGACTCCGCGATCTGTCGCTGAAGCTTCGCGGCTCGAAGCACGGGGATCTGTGGCATTCTCTTTCGCTGGTCTTTTCATCGCTGGGCCAGAACGACGGCTGCCCACGATTGGGGCTGCCTGGTCTCGGGTCGTTCCTGTGGAGCACGAAGAGCGTGGCCGAGTTGGCCGGGCCGCATGAAGCTGAGGAAAACAGCGTTCCGGTCCAGATCGCCAACGACGACCTGCTGACCGCCGTTCGAGCACTTGCCTACGTCGAACAGGACAAAGTGCTCCGCAGCGTCGACTACCGGAACCTGGGCAGCGAAGAGTTGGGAAGCGTCTATGAGTCGCTGCTGGAACTGCGTCCCGATATGCATGTCGAAGCCCGTCATTTCGACCTGCGAACGGCCGCCGGCAACGAACGTAAATTGACCGGCAGTTACTACACGCCTGATTCGCTGGTGCAGTGCCTGCTCGATTCAGCGCTCGATCCGGTGGTGGAAGACCGTCTGAAGGGGAAGAAAGGTGAGGACGCCGAAGATGCCATACTCAAAATGACCGTCTGCGACCCAGCCTGCGGCAGCGGACATTTCCTCATTGCCGCCGCCCACCGTCTGGCGCGTCACTTGGCCCGGGTCCGCACCGGGGAAGCCGAACCGAGTCCTGAAGACCACCAGCACGCCCTACGCGATGTCATCGGCCGCTGCGTATACGGCGTCGACATCAACCCCATGGCGGTCGAACTGTGCAAAGTCAGCCTCTGGATCGAAGCGATCGAGCCGGGCAAGCCGTTGTCATTTCTTGATCACCACATTCGCTGCGGCAACAGCCTATTGGGAACGACGCCAAGGTTGCTTGCCGACGGTATCCCTGACGACGCGTTCAAGCCCGTCGAAGGAGACGAAAAGACGGCTGCGAGCGGCCTGAAAAAGCAGAACAGGAAGGAACGTAAGGATCGCGAAGCGAAACAGAACCAGCTGGAATTCGAGCCTTTCATCAAACTGGGCAATCTGCCGAGCGAGTTCGCGAGTCTGTCCAGCGCCGGCGACGATTCGGTCGCCCACGTCGCCGAGAAAGAGCGGCGGTACGTCGAGTTGGTCAGCGGGGCCGACTACCGGAACGCCCGCCTGCTGGCCGACACGTGGTGCGCCGTGTTCGTGTGGCAGAAGGACACGTCCGATCTGGGCAAGCTGTGCCCCACCGAGAACGACTTCCGCCGGATCGAAAACAACCCGCACAGCATCCTGCCGCACGTGAAGTCCGAGGTCCAGCGTCTGGCCGGTCCACCAGAGTACGGTGGATACCAGTTTTTTCACTGGCACCTTGCCTTCCCAGATATCTTCAGACAACCGGAACGCGATGCGAAGCCTGAGGCGATCGATTCGAGTGGCGGATTTGACGTTGTACTTGGTAATCCGCCATGGGAACGCGTGAAGGTACAAGAACGAGAGTTCTTTGAAGAACGTGCTCTTGAAATCGCAGCTGCTCGTACTGCCGCACTCCGGGCGAAACTGATCGACGGACTTGCGTCTTCTGACGCCGGCCTTTTTGCGGAGTTTAAGTCTGCAAAGCGAAGGGCAGAGGGTGCTTCCGCGCTGATTCGAGATTCGAAGAGATTCCCTCTCGGTGGGCGAGGCGACATCAACACCTATCCGGTGTTTGCTGAGCTAAACCGAACGTTGATTGCATCAGTAGGCCGGTCAGGTTGTGTGTTGCCTTCCGGGCTTGCAACAGACGACACGTACAAACTGTTTTTTCAAGACCTCATCGCGGCAGGCTCCATTGTAAGTCTGTTGAGTTTCTGGGAGATCCGCCGCTTCTTCCCCGATACGGACAGTCGCGACCCGTTCTGCTTACTCACGCTGACAGGGACAGGTTGCCCAGCAAATGACGCTGCGTTTGCCTTCGACATCCGCTCGATCGCGGAGCTGTCTGATCCAAGGAGGACTTTCAGCCTGAGTGCTGCGGACATTGCATTGGTCAATCCCAACACGCAGACATGTCCCGTGTTTGCAAACCGGCAAGCTGCGGAAGTCACGAAGTCTATATACCGTCGGCTTCCCGTGTTGTTGAATGAGGCCGGCGAGAATGAAAGCCCTTGGTCCGTCAGGTTTTCGACCGTCTTTCATTCAGGAAACGACTCTGAACATTTCAGGTCGCTGCAAGAATTGGATCGATCGGGTATCACTCTCAAGGGGAACAACGTGATCACGGAGGCGCGGCGTTTTTTGCCTCTTTATGAGCAGAACATGATCCATTTGCACGATCATCGTTTTTCAACACATCAGTACGCGAGTGGCGGCCTATGCGAAACACGCCGACGCACGACTGTCAGTGAGCATTCGGACGCAGACTTCACAGCACAGCCCAAGTCTTGGGTCGACGAGGAGACCGTAAAGGCGACGTATGAGACGAAGTCGATATCTGCGGACTGGCTGATCGCCTTCCGCAAGAGCGTTCGAGTCGGCGACGTCCGGACAGGAATCTTCTGCGCTTTGCCTTCTACAGCCATCAGCGACAGCATCCATCTGATCGCCTGCGAGAATGGCCGCGACTTTGCGCCACTTCTACTCTCGCAGCTCGGGTCGTTTTCGTTCGACTTCGTCTTCAGACAGTGTCTGGGAGGCGTAAACGCTAGTTTCTATATAATGAAGCAACTCCCCGCCGCTCCTCCGGCAGCATATGGAGAGATGTCGGTATTTCTAAGCTCCGACGCAGTACGCGAGTGGGTCCTTGGAAGAATTCTGGAGTTGAACTACACGGCTTGGGACTTGCAGTCGTTCGCAATGGACTGCGGCTACGTGGGGCCGCCGTTTCGTTGGGATGAGGAACGCCGGTTTCTTATACGGTGCGAGCTGGATGCCGCGTACTTCCATCTGTACTTGGGGCCCTTGGCGGAGTGGGGCAAGGATAACCCCCAGCTCCGCGAGATGTTCCCCGCCCCTCGCGACGCTGTTGACTACATCATGGGAACATTTAGCACCGTGCGCACAAATGATATTGCCCGCACAGAGATCAAGAGTGAGGAAGGCGGAGTCGACACTGCAGGCACATTCATCACTAAAGACACCATTCTCGCCATCTACGACGAAATGCAGCAGGCCATCGACACGGGCCAACCGTATCAGGCCCGCCTCGATCCGCCGCCCGGCCCACCGACCGACCCCGACGGCAGCTTCATCCCCGCGTCGAAATGGTCTGAATCCGACTGGCCGTCCCACATCCATCCGCCACGACAGGGGGCCACAATATGA
- a CDS encoding CBS domain-containing protein, protein MTPNNGGTANRDTSVRHRPGPFGPARILLPEDQKIETIRDIETTASALERMVDTGFSQIPVVNEDGDIIGIFSWQSFGKRMSEIHSLNVDLSKLAVKDTDLARAQFIDPELFIDTETDWSEIDHVLVGDKQNLLGVLTITDVLGRLNDFAEAFVLLYEIEHEIRDLIVDVYPGGELSEVFEGLSRRSAGPEEAAAAGLKQLIEGDSPAISDKKLTKAIQFAANLLQRACQTRPVTDLKDFTFAQYREVIFNRDNWPRFEAVFDSPRDLLNMDFEKINDLRNTVFHFRRSITPRDTDRLRRFRDKLRYDRNLYNSKDRQLATSS, encoded by the coding sequence ATGACTCCCAATAACGGCGGCACAGCAAACAGGGATACTTCGGTCCGGCATCGCCCGGGACCATTCGGGCCGGCTCGCATCCTACTGCCCGAAGACCAGAAGATAGAAACGATCCGGGACATCGAGACCACCGCGTCCGCTCTGGAGCGGATGGTCGACACCGGCTTCTCGCAAATCCCGGTCGTCAACGAAGACGGCGACATCATCGGCATCTTTAGTTGGCAATCCTTCGGCAAACGCATGAGCGAGATCCACTCGCTCAACGTGGACCTGAGTAAACTGGCCGTCAAAGACACCGACCTGGCCAGAGCCCAGTTCATCGACCCCGAGCTCTTCATCGACACGGAAACTGACTGGAGCGAAATCGACCACGTCCTCGTTGGGGATAAACAGAACCTGCTGGGCGTCTTGACGATCACCGACGTTCTCGGCCGCCTCAACGACTTCGCCGAAGCTTTCGTACTGCTCTACGAAATCGAACACGAAATCCGCGACCTGATCGTCGACGTATACCCAGGCGGCGAACTTTCGGAGGTGTTCGAAGGGCTCTCGAGGAGATCGGCGGGTCCTGAAGAAGCCGCTGCTGCAGGCCTGAAGCAGCTCATCGAAGGCGATTCTCCGGCAATCAGCGATAAGAAGCTGACGAAGGCTATCCAGTTCGCGGCAAACCTCCTGCAACGAGCCTGTCAGACTCGTCCTGTTACCGATCTGAAAGACTTCACCTTTGCCCAGTACCGCGAGGTGATCTTCAACCGCGATAACTGGCCACGGTTCGAAGCCGTCTTCGACTCGCCTCGAGATCTCCTGAACATGGACTTCGAGAAGATCAACGACCTGCGAAATACGGTCTTCCACTTCCGCCGGAGCATCACCCCCCGCGACACCGATCGCCTCCGCCGCTTCCGCGACAAACTGAGATACGATCGGAATCTGTACAATTCAAAGGATCGCCAACTTGCTACCAGTAGCTAG